In the Plodia interpunctella isolate USDA-ARS_2022_Savannah chromosome 6, ilPloInte3.2, whole genome shotgun sequence genome, one interval contains:
- the Cpr49Ah gene encoding cuticle protein 3 has protein sequence MKFLVVTCAVLSLAAALPQRRVQLRPQPEPQQQQQIDDQQQAEQNYNAYQQQPQEYRQQPQAQQQQQQNEYQPQQFRKPVDVDFRGKVELDTTTFIPIIRFDKEQGTDGSYKTAYETGNNIQAEESGYLKSVGENDALVQQGTYTYTAPDGQVITVEYTADELGFRVKGDHIPTPPPVSPEIQKGLDLIYAGIKANQERAALEAKNNPEAARQQEEKAALDYKGQYYQQ, from the exons atgAAGTTCTTG GTAGTAACTTGCGCCGTCCTGTCTCTAGCAGCAGCTCTTCCCCAAAGAAGAGTGCAGCTGAGACCGCAGCCGGAGCCCCAACAACAACAGCAGATTGACGACCAACAACAGGCAGAACAGAACTACAACGCTTACCAGCAGCAACCCCAGGAGTACAGACAACAGCCTCAAGCACAACAACAACAGCAGCAAAATGAATACCAGCCACAACAGTTCAGAAAACCAGTGGACGTAGACTTCAGAGGCAAAGTTGAGCTCGACACTACCACCTTTATCCCCATCATCCGTTTCGACAAAGAACAAGGAACTGATGGAAGCTACAAAACTgc ATACGAAACTGGTAACAACATTCAGGCTGAAGAATCAGGCTACCTGAAGAGCGTTGGAGAGAACGATGCCCTGGTCCAACAGGGAACCTACACGTACACCGCCCCTGATGGCCAGGTCATCACAGTCGAATACACTGCTGATGAATTGGGCTTCAGAGTGAAGGGAGACCACATCCCAACCCCACCTCCAGTCTCCCCTGAAATCCAGAAAGGTTTAGATCTCATCTACGCTGGAATCAAAGCTAACCAG GAGCGAGCTGCTTTAGAAGCAAAGAACAACCCAGAAGCAGCGAGACAACAGGAAGAAAAGGCGGCGCTTGACTACAAGGGACAGTACTACCAGCAATAG